Proteins from a genomic interval of Kribbella aluminosa:
- a CDS encoding sensor histidine kinase, which yields MSAADASPTTIGYDDSQHLLELCHDLRQYVAAGLFLSDPAAAELVGPGGLALIHQQFRAIAELLDFEQTPARRIGGVNLTQLAGECADLVRLTYRVPVIFERAPRVMVAGEQALLRRAVGNLLDNACRAAGSGGQVQLRVDSADGEASVEVSDDGPGFGEIAAGTGHGLQVVAAAARAFGGRIEIVSLPGSGTTVRLCLPAGKPAVRSA from the coding sequence ATGAGCGCTGCCGACGCGTCGCCAACGACGATCGGGTACGACGACTCACAGCACCTGCTAGAGCTGTGCCACGACCTGCGGCAGTACGTCGCCGCCGGGCTGTTCCTGTCCGACCCGGCCGCCGCCGAACTGGTGGGCCCGGGCGGGCTGGCGTTGATCCATCAGCAGTTCCGGGCGATCGCCGAACTGCTGGACTTCGAGCAGACGCCGGCGCGGCGGATCGGCGGCGTCAACCTGACGCAGCTCGCGGGCGAGTGCGCCGACCTGGTGCGGCTGACGTACCGGGTGCCGGTGATCTTCGAGCGCGCTCCGCGGGTCATGGTCGCCGGCGAGCAGGCGTTGCTGCGCCGGGCCGTCGGCAACCTGCTCGACAACGCCTGCCGCGCGGCCGGCAGCGGCGGTCAGGTCCAGCTGCGGGTCGACTCGGCCGACGGTGAGGCGTCCGTCGAGGTGTCGGACGACGGCCCTGGTTTCGGCGAGATCGCCGCCGGCACCGGGCACGGCCTGCAGGTGGTCGCGGCCGCCGCCCGGGCCTTCGGCGGCCGGATCGAGATCGTCAGCCTGCCCGGCAGCGGAACCACCGTCCGGCTCTGCCTGCCCGCCGGCAAGCCCGCGGTGAGGTCGGCATGA
- a CDS encoding FHA domain-containing protein — protein sequence METEFVLSAGDQRWPLPPGATTITIGRASNADIRLQADDQISRIHARLTRDAGTWILHDESRNGTGLNGHRLTTPTPLSPGDRIHIGRSILTFHTTPKADPPSAPERMPAERGHTSPDAEPRYPAPPTPPPYATPSYADPASALPHAEAPADEAAPYTLAEEAASYAPVDGVASYGPADAPALADPLGDDVYAAVPDLHSSTEAPPAGPSTGSHRAPTDSAAAPAAPPGAPASHRAPTYPPNADPAQPPAPAPTSHRAAAPTQPPATTPPLPDGLPPSTAPAEYHPGPPFTDQPHPATPFPPDHTTPPHPTIPTDHSIPTDDGYPADDAGLSPFAPDGLAAAGGSAPRTDGYPPSDGGRSPFAPEGPPDGVGSGDAAAGNPAGSAGLFAPEGGGGYVGREDGPVGLVPGFEGRGGGTWAAYPSADNPEPVRSPWEVSGQIEQSAPNWNESDSWPAATDRRTGDDRRGAGTDQQPTDQHSDLHPDQDSGQHPDQPSDQHPGQHADQHADFPDADHEAVGTVRLSRVLIVSGGIVVLGLVVNLIAGFFAAGPGSMLGWLVAPSIALVTGMVLALIDAAAPKPHRPGRFDVSVLIAIGVVLVGIGVGGFALTAGTEYVSGYLTGNESGADRLVKPVAKAGSGISVTVENVTYTSHFTRIEVQVGNSGKQAFTIPIDGTTFTAADGTALHADPGKSSWPSRIDAGGSDHGTITFKGHLPDSATQAVLTFKSGTTTFAVSGVLLSK from the coding sequence GTGGAAACCGAATTCGTGCTGTCCGCCGGCGACCAGCGCTGGCCGCTGCCACCCGGCGCCACCACGATCACCATCGGCCGCGCCTCGAACGCCGACATCCGCCTGCAGGCCGACGACCAGATCTCCCGCATCCACGCCCGCCTCACCCGCGACGCCGGCACCTGGATCCTGCACGACGAGTCCCGCAACGGCACCGGCCTCAACGGCCACCGCCTCACCACCCCCACCCCGCTGTCTCCCGGCGACCGAATCCACATCGGCCGCTCCATCCTCACCTTCCACACCACCCCCAAGGCGGACCCGCCCTCCGCCCCCGAACGCATGCCCGCCGAACGCGGACACACCTCCCCCGACGCCGAGCCCCGGTACCCCGCTCCGCCCACCCCACCGCCATACGCCACCCCTTCGTACGCCGACCCCGCAAGCGCGCTGCCGCACGCCGAGGCACCCGCCGACGAGGCCGCGCCGTACACACTCGCCGAGGAGGCCGCGTCCTACGCACCCGTCGACGGGGTCGCGTCCTACGGACCCGCCGACGCACCGGCTCTGGCGGATCCACTCGGAGACGACGTGTACGCCGCCGTACCCGACCTCCACTCGTCCACCGAAGCCCCGCCGGCCGGCCCGTCCACGGGCTCACACCGCGCCCCCACCGACTCAGCTGCGGCCCCAGCAGCCCCACCAGGCGCCCCGGCCTCCCACCGCGCACCGACGTACCCGCCGAACGCGGACCCCGCCCAACCACCAGCCCCCGCACCAACCTCCCACCGCGCCGCCGCCCCGACGCAACCCCCAGCCACGACGCCACCCCTACCCGACGGTCTCCCACCGAGCACCGCCCCCGCGGAGTACCACCCCGGCCCACCGTTCACCGACCAGCCGCACCCCGCCACTCCGTTCCCACCCGACCACACCACCCCACCCCACCCGACCATCCCAACCGACCACAGCATCCCAACCGATGACGGCTACCCCGCGGACGACGCGGGCCTGAGCCCGTTCGCGCCCGATGGTCTCGCAGCAGCCGGCGGGTCCGCCCCGCGGACGGATGGTTACCCGCCGAGCGACGGAGGCCGGAGTCCGTTCGCGCCTGAGGGTCCGCCGGATGGAGTTGGCTCCGGTGACGCCGCAGCTGGCAATCCCGCCGGTAGCGCGGGGCTGTTCGCGCCGGAGGGTGGTGGTGGGTACGTCGGGCGGGAGGACGGGCCTGTTGGGTTGGTGCCGGGGTTCGAGGGGCGGGGTGGGGGGACGTGGGCGGCTTACCCGTCGGCGGACAACCCGGAGCCGGTGCGGTCGCCGTGGGAGGTGTCGGGGCAGATCGAACAGTCGGCGCCGAACTGGAACGAGTCCGACAGCTGGCCCGCTGCAACAGACCGCCGTACGGGCGACGACCGGCGCGGAGCCGGCACCGACCAGCAACCCACCGACCAACACTCAGACCTGCACCCAGACCAAGACTCGGGCCAGCACCCAGACCAACCCTCAGACCAGCACCCAGGCCAGCACGCAGACCAGCACGCAGACTTCCCGGATGCGGACCACGAAGCGGTCGGTACCGTTCGGCTGTCGCGGGTCCTGATTGTCTCCGGCGGGATCGTCGTACTCGGCCTGGTCGTCAACCTGATCGCCGGCTTCTTCGCCGCCGGCCCCGGCAGCATGCTGGGCTGGCTCGTCGCGCCCAGCATCGCGCTCGTCACCGGTATGGTGCTCGCGCTGATCGACGCGGCTGCCCCGAAGCCGCACCGGCCGGGCCGGTTCGACGTGTCGGTGCTGATCGCGATCGGCGTGGTCCTGGTCGGCATCGGCGTCGGCGGGTTCGCGCTCACCGCGGGGACGGAGTACGTGTCCGGCTACCTGACCGGTAACGAGTCCGGCGCCGACCGGCTGGTGAAACCGGTCGCGAAGGCCGGCTCCGGCATCAGCGTCACGGTCGAGAACGTCACGTACACGAGCCATTTCACCCGCATCGAGGTCCAGGTCGGGAACAGCGGCAAGCAGGCGTTCACGATCCCGATCGACGGTACGACGTTCACCGCCGCTGACGGCACCGCACTGCATGCCGACCCGGGCAAGAGCTCCTGGCCGAGCCGGATCGACGCGGGCGGCAGCGACCACGGGACGATCACGTTCAAGGGCCACCTCCCGGACAGCGCCACCCAGGCGGTGCTCACGTTCAAGTCCGGCACCACCACCTTCGCGGTCTCCGGAGTGCTCCTCAGCAAGTAA
- a CDS encoding response regulator transcription factor translates to MRLAICDGQWLFAAVLSAAFARHGHEVVLTTDDARQLLDDGVQPELFVVDSPATAARLRDLRPRPYVVLLADPQDDLVWDAYDRGTADGVVSKSCALLTLVDAVESVAGGNRVVAGRPVSERRRRAAVVEPLTSRELQVLRLVVQGHSTQWMADRLGVSTHTVRTHVQQVLRKLGVHARGKIAHAAASAGLVDVQELVADGHR, encoded by the coding sequence ATGAGGCTGGCGATCTGCGACGGTCAATGGTTGTTCGCCGCGGTCCTCTCGGCCGCCTTCGCCCGGCACGGCCACGAGGTCGTGCTCACCACCGACGACGCCCGCCAACTGCTCGACGACGGCGTACAGCCGGAGCTGTTCGTCGTCGATTCCCCGGCGACGGCCGCGCGACTCCGCGACCTCCGCCCCAGGCCGTACGTCGTACTGCTCGCCGACCCGCAGGACGACCTCGTCTGGGACGCGTACGACCGCGGGACCGCCGACGGGGTGGTGAGCAAGTCCTGTGCGCTGCTGACGCTCGTGGACGCGGTCGAGTCAGTTGCTGGCGGCAACCGTGTGGTCGCCGGCCGGCCGGTCTCCGAGCGCCGCCGCCGAGCGGCCGTCGTCGAACCGCTGACCAGCAGGGAACTGCAGGTACTGCGCCTCGTGGTGCAGGGCCACTCCACCCAGTGGATGGCCGACCGGCTCGGCGTCAGCACGCACACCGTCCGTACCCATGTCCAGCAGGTACTGCGCAAACTCGGCGTCCACGCCCGCGGCAAGATCGCCCACGCGGCCGCCTCCGCGGGACTCGTCGACGTCCAGGAGCTCGTCGCGGACGGGCACCGGTGA
- a CDS encoding response regulator transcription factor: MSGPDGIAVLLVDDHRVFAEALGSLLAAEAGISEVSVASNLDTARTLIAAGRPDIVLLDLSLAEESGNDLLAELANDPAPTAVVMLSGSTDPRSIVQALEAGARGWLSKTTKLSALVEALWQVLDGNVYLSPATLQPVLRHLMSDVRRQRAASGFVDQLTHRELDVLRCLVSGMTRAEAAAHLFVSTNTIRTHIQSLLRRSGQHSTLALVAFARSHGVTGIDETEGSVIATGPGSSA, encoded by the coding sequence GTGAGCGGCCCGGACGGGATCGCGGTTCTGCTCGTCGACGATCACCGCGTCTTCGCCGAGGCGCTCGGGAGCCTGCTCGCGGCCGAAGCCGGCATCAGCGAGGTCAGCGTCGCCTCGAACCTCGACACGGCCCGGACCCTGATCGCCGCCGGCCGCCCGGACATCGTGCTGCTCGACCTCTCGCTGGCCGAGGAGTCCGGCAACGACCTGCTCGCCGAACTCGCGAACGACCCCGCCCCGACCGCCGTCGTGATGCTGTCCGGCAGCACGGATCCGCGGTCGATCGTGCAGGCGCTCGAAGCCGGCGCCCGCGGCTGGCTGTCCAAGACGACGAAGCTGAGCGCGCTGGTCGAGGCGCTCTGGCAGGTGCTGGACGGCAACGTGTACCTGTCACCGGCGACGTTGCAACCGGTCCTCCGGCACCTGATGAGCGACGTACGCCGGCAACGGGCCGCCTCCGGGTTCGTGGACCAGCTCACCCACCGGGAGCTCGATGTCCTGCGCTGCCTGGTGTCCGGGATGACCCGGGCCGAGGCCGCCGCGCACCTGTTCGTGTCCACGAACACGATCCGGACGCACATCCAGAGTCTGCTCCGCCGTTCGGGGCAGCATTCGACGCTCGCACTGGTCGCCTTTGCCCGCTCACACGGTGTGACCGGCATCGACGAGACCGAGGGGTCCGTAATCGCCACCGGCCCCGGGTCATCCGCTTGA
- a CDS encoding alpha/beta fold hydrolase gives MGEIEVVGGVAVESFGAGPGVVVVPGTNRRARHYEAFARELAGAHTVHVIERRGRGASAARGTSYSVEAEVDDVLGVLERTGSRVVFGHSYGGLIALHVGLRRPLDALVVYEPGVSLDGSFDLSWMEAFNRKVADGRFVSAMTTFLKGAQLLPFRATPLLWAISVLLLFGREERDLMPLTPAELGEIARLDSDGSRYARIAAPTLLLGGAKTPAYLTGVLPQLAKILPSAEYSILPGLDHNAPDETAPDEVARQLRQYLVRRNR, from the coding sequence GTGGGTGAGATCGAGGTGGTGGGTGGGGTCGCGGTCGAGAGTTTCGGGGCCGGGCCGGGGGTGGTCGTGGTGCCGGGGACCAATCGGCGGGCGCGTCATTACGAGGCGTTTGCCCGGGAGTTGGCGGGGGCGCACACGGTGCATGTGATCGAGCGGCGCGGGCGTGGGGCGAGCGCGGCGCGGGGTACGTCGTACAGCGTCGAGGCCGAGGTCGACGACGTGCTCGGGGTGCTGGAGCGGACCGGGTCGCGGGTGGTGTTCGGGCACAGTTACGGCGGGCTGATCGCGTTGCACGTCGGGCTGCGGCGGCCGCTGGACGCGTTGGTCGTGTACGAGCCGGGGGTCAGCCTGGACGGCTCGTTCGACCTGAGCTGGATGGAGGCGTTCAACCGCAAGGTCGCGGACGGGCGCTTCGTGTCCGCGATGACGACGTTCCTGAAAGGCGCCCAGCTGTTGCCGTTCCGGGCAACTCCGTTGCTATGGGCAATCTCCGTGCTGCTGCTCTTCGGGCGCGAGGAGCGGGACCTGATGCCGCTCACGCCGGCCGAGCTCGGCGAGATCGCGCGGCTCGACTCCGACGGCAGCCGGTACGCCCGGATCGCGGCCCCGACGCTGCTGCTCGGCGGCGCGAAGACCCCGGCGTACCTGACCGGCGTACTGCCGCAACTGGCGAAGATCCTGCCCAGCGCCGAGTATTCGATCCTCCCCGGCCTCGACCACAACGCCCCCGACGAAACCGCCCCGGACGAGGTGGCCCGCCAGCTCCGCCAGTACCTGGTCCGCCGCAACCGCTGA
- a CDS encoding sensor histidine kinase has translation MYRTARPAQRFGVLIDVAVAAVVVGMLGLMVALPGHEAGPFHLMFLAVAIAYAYRIWPVVPTLAMTAAITLASGGLMVGQAADGRLPSAELAEIPLMPLVLLVMVWHVRRRAAAVAELAGMADRQLSAVEREREFFRDASHAIRTPVTIARGHLELATAADLDAEVRSDLSVAMLQLDRMSALSNRLLAVARMDAGDGLSTLPVDLCRLVHELAANWSANPDHVWQVDCAPTGTITADPEWIEMALDAVVENAVNFTPDGGVISLYCARSGGWCSVEVTDSGPGIDPIDLPQVFDRFWHRIAPNGRMGTGLGLAMARSTAIAHGGTLTARNAADGGAVFELRLPA, from the coding sequence GTGTACCGGACCGCGAGGCCGGCGCAGCGGTTCGGCGTGCTGATCGACGTGGCGGTCGCCGCGGTCGTGGTCGGCATGCTCGGGCTGATGGTCGCGCTCCCCGGCCACGAGGCGGGGCCGTTCCACCTGATGTTCCTCGCAGTCGCGATCGCCTACGCGTACCGGATCTGGCCGGTGGTCCCGACGCTCGCGATGACGGCGGCGATCACGCTGGCCAGCGGCGGGCTGATGGTCGGGCAGGCAGCGGACGGCCGGCTGCCGAGCGCCGAGCTCGCCGAGATCCCGTTGATGCCGCTGGTTCTGCTGGTGATGGTCTGGCACGTCCGGAGGCGCGCCGCCGCGGTCGCCGAACTGGCCGGGATGGCCGACCGCCAGCTGAGCGCGGTCGAGCGGGAACGCGAGTTCTTCCGGGACGCCTCGCACGCGATCCGGACCCCGGTGACGATCGCCCGCGGCCACCTGGAGCTGGCGACCGCCGCCGATCTGGACGCGGAGGTCCGCTCCGACCTGTCCGTGGCGATGCTGCAGCTCGACCGGATGTCCGCTCTGTCGAACCGGTTGCTCGCGGTCGCCCGGATGGACGCGGGCGACGGGCTGTCCACCCTGCCGGTCGATCTGTGCCGCCTGGTCCACGAGCTGGCGGCCAACTGGTCCGCCAACCCGGACCACGTCTGGCAGGTCGACTGTGCACCCACCGGCACGATCACCGCCGACCCGGAGTGGATCGAGATGGCCCTCGACGCCGTGGTCGAGAACGCCGTCAACTTCACACCCGACGGCGGCGTGATCAGCCTGTACTGCGCCCGCTCGGGGGGCTGGTGCAGCGTCGAGGTCACCGACTCCGGGCCGGGGATCGACCCGATCGACCTGCCGCAGGTGTTCGACCGGTTCTGGCACCGGATCGCGCCGAACGGCCGAATGGGCACCGGTCTCGGCCTCGCGATGGCCCGGTCCACGGCGATCGCCCACGGCGGCACGCTCACCGCGCGGAACGCCGCGGACGGCGGCGCCGTCTTCGAACTCCGGCTGCCGGCGTAG
- a CDS encoding helix-turn-helix domain-containing protein: MDRPVGELLREWRRRRKLSQLDLAIQADVSARHVSFVETGRTIPSSAMVLRLAEQLAVPLRERNRLLVAAGHAPVYRQTALDDPDLTRVRAALEQFLQAHAPYPALAVDRRWNLLLANDSFNAFLRTVDKSLLEAPVNLMRLGLHPDGLAPRIANLEQVRGYLLPRLARQAATTGDPVLHQLYDELVAHGPVVPALPDPAEIALPIRIRHRGVELTFLTAVTTFGTAFDITLEEIAVETYLPADAATSAYFRRT, from the coding sequence GTGGACAGGCCAGTTGGAGAGTTGTTGCGGGAGTGGCGTAGGCGGCGGAAGCTCAGCCAGCTGGACCTGGCGATCCAGGCGGACGTGTCGGCGCGGCACGTGAGCTTCGTGGAGACCGGGCGGACGATTCCGAGCAGTGCGATGGTGCTGCGGCTGGCCGAGCAGCTCGCGGTGCCGTTGCGGGAGCGTAATCGGCTGCTGGTCGCTGCCGGGCACGCCCCGGTGTACCGGCAGACGGCGCTCGACGACCCGGACCTGACGCGGGTCCGTGCGGCGCTCGAGCAGTTCCTCCAGGCGCACGCGCCGTACCCCGCCCTGGCCGTCGACCGGCGCTGGAACCTGCTGCTGGCGAACGACTCCTTCAACGCGTTCCTCCGCACCGTCGACAAGTCGTTGCTCGAGGCACCGGTCAACCTGATGCGCCTCGGCCTGCACCCGGACGGCCTCGCGCCGCGGATCGCGAACCTGGAGCAGGTCCGCGGCTACCTGCTGCCCCGTCTGGCCCGGCAGGCCGCGACGACCGGAGACCCGGTGCTGCATCAGCTGTACGACGAACTCGTTGCCCACGGCCCCGTCGTACCCGCGCTGCCGGACCCGGCCGAGATCGCGCTCCCGATCCGGATCCGGCACCGCGGCGTCGAGCTGACCTTCCTGACCGCGGTCACCACGTTCGGTACGGCGTTCGATATCACGCTCGAGGAGATCGCGGTCGAGACCTACCTCCCGGCGGACGCGGCCACGTCGGCGTACTTCCGGCGTACCTAA
- a CDS encoding right-handed parallel beta-helix repeat-containing protein, translated as MGIAGRLGGVLLLSGAAVACPLVARGVTTTVYVDRTAGCSDAGPGTSDTPYCTVVKGVSKLAPGFTLYVGDGTYSETVKPAVSGTASAPITVTAWPGRHPVIAPASYGANITSRAYITVSGLTFTGTRYDGVYVSGSHDITISGNTVTGAGRPASGQTAYGISIRSSTSSVVSGNDVNHNNGTGILITSGSTGILVSENSAAFNADGFRRNANGINVISPGNTVLRNVTHDNEDSGIQFYPGGNDNLAALNVTYNNGDHGIDDLNVTGGRLISNTVYRNCTTGINVEGTSGNYLVYDNVAVDNGVYPTYNGIACSRRAGNIGIWDSAPASTTVDHNLVWLTKSGKMYAFGTTYTSLAAMQAATHQEAHGVQADPLFASASTWDLRLQAGSAAIDRGDSGVSGAQSTDIGGLPRVDDPATPNTFAEGPRPYDDLGAYEYQP; from the coding sequence ATGGGGATCGCTGGAAGACTGGGCGGCGTGCTCCTGCTCTCAGGGGCCGCGGTGGCGTGCCCGCTCGTCGCCCGTGGTGTGACAACCACCGTGTACGTCGACCGGACCGCCGGCTGCTCCGATGCCGGTCCCGGTACGTCGGACACGCCGTACTGCACCGTCGTCAAGGGTGTCAGCAAGCTCGCGCCCGGCTTCACGCTGTACGTCGGTGACGGGACCTACAGCGAGACCGTCAAACCCGCGGTCTCGGGAACGGCGTCCGCTCCGATCACGGTCACCGCCTGGCCCGGCCGGCACCCGGTCATCGCGCCCGCGAGCTACGGCGCGAACATCACCTCGCGCGCCTACATCACCGTCTCCGGCCTTACCTTCACCGGGACCCGGTACGACGGCGTCTATGTGTCCGGGAGCCACGACATCACGATCAGCGGCAACACGGTCACCGGCGCGGGCCGGCCCGCCTCGGGCCAGACGGCGTACGGGATCAGTATTCGCTCGTCCACCTCGTCAGTTGTCAGCGGCAACGATGTGAACCACAACAACGGCACCGGCATCCTGATCACCTCGGGCTCGACCGGGATCCTGGTCAGCGAGAACTCCGCCGCCTTCAACGCCGATGGGTTCCGCCGCAACGCCAACGGGATCAACGTGATCAGCCCGGGCAACACCGTGCTGCGCAACGTCACCCACGACAACGAGGACTCCGGCATCCAGTTCTACCCCGGGGGCAACGACAACCTGGCAGCGCTGAACGTGACGTACAACAACGGCGACCACGGGATCGACGACCTCAACGTCACCGGCGGCCGGCTGATCAGCAACACCGTCTACCGCAACTGCACGACAGGCATCAACGTCGAGGGGACCTCCGGCAACTACCTGGTCTACGACAACGTCGCGGTCGACAACGGCGTCTATCCGACGTACAACGGCATCGCCTGTTCACGGCGGGCCGGCAACATCGGTATCTGGGACTCCGCGCCCGCCTCGACGACGGTCGATCACAACCTGGTCTGGCTGACGAAGAGCGGCAAGATGTACGCGTTCGGTACGACGTACACCTCGCTCGCCGCCATGCAGGCCGCGACCCACCAGGAAGCGCACGGGGTCCAGGCCGACCCGTTGTTCGCGTCCGCGTCGACCTGGGACCTCCGGCTCCAGGCGGGCTCTGCGGCGATCGATCGAGGCGATTCGGGCGTCTCCGGAGCCCAGTCCACCGACATCGGGGGCTTGCCCCGGGTCGACGACCCGGCGACCCCGAACACCTTCGCGGAAGGCCCCCGGCCGTACGACGATCTCGGAGCGTACGAATACCAGCCCTGA
- a CDS encoding response regulator transcription factor yields the protein MTKILVIDDEPDLIRFVRRALEAEGYQVLGSTDGLGGLRLALEQQPALIVLDLVMPGMHGEAVLSALLAQDPGFRVLILSATADVHLRIGCLEQGAVDFLAKPFAIRELIARVRGRLGEDASNRRKNQLRVGDLVLDLEARQLLVDGRPTVLPKREFLLLRYLMRNPDAVCSRQELLSEVWGYDFDPSTNVVDVCVGRLRSKLRSDLIVTVRNVGYQLQSA from the coding sequence ATGACCAAGATTCTGGTGATTGACGACGAGCCGGACCTGATCCGGTTCGTACGGCGGGCACTCGAGGCGGAGGGGTACCAGGTACTGGGGTCGACCGACGGGCTGGGGGGCCTGCGGCTGGCGCTCGAGCAGCAGCCGGCGCTGATCGTGCTCGACCTGGTGATGCCGGGGATGCACGGCGAGGCGGTGCTGTCGGCGCTGCTGGCGCAGGATCCCGGGTTCCGGGTGCTGATCCTGTCGGCCACGGCCGACGTACATCTCCGGATCGGCTGCCTGGAGCAGGGTGCGGTCGACTTCCTGGCGAAGCCGTTCGCGATCCGGGAGCTGATCGCCCGGGTCCGCGGCCGGCTCGGCGAGGACGCCTCGAACCGGCGGAAGAACCAGCTCCGGGTCGGCGACCTGGTGCTCGATCTGGAGGCCCGGCAGTTGCTGGTCGACGGCCGGCCCACGGTGCTGCCGAAGCGGGAGTTCCTGCTGCTGCGGTACCTGATGCGCAATCCGGACGCCGTCTGCTCGCGGCAGGAGTTGCTGTCCGAGGTCTGGGGCTACGACTTCGATCCTTCCACCAACGTCGTCGACGTCTGCGTCGGCCGGTTGCGATCGAAGCTCCGGTCGGACCTGATCGTGACGGTTCGCAACGTCGGCTACCAGCTCCAGAGCGCCTGA